A stretch of Lepidochelys kempii isolate rLepKem1 chromosome 14, rLepKem1.hap2, whole genome shotgun sequence DNA encodes these proteins:
- the LOC140898056 gene encoding tripartite motif-containing protein 10-like, translated as MASGAPVREIQEETKCPICLEYLRDPVTVQCGHNFCQACITQYCETWAELDSDPLCCPSCRARIPKGTLRKNCQLANIAEKIKELDFKPGKKNLCERHGKALDLFCDEHGEAVCVVCERSSEHRTHPVLLLEEAAQKYKEEIQAHLKTLREEREKLLGFKMTRERKRWEYQKQTQTERQKIVSEFHQLRQFLEEQERLLLAHLGKRDEEIVRIQNENVSKLSEEISRLSELIAELEGKCQKPASEFLQDVRSTLSRCEKGKFQQPEEIPPELEERVSDFSQKTIVLMETLRKFKDTLPSALEFLGAHRQANVTLDPDTAHPDLVLSEDGKSVRWGDTWQRLPDTPERFDTVRCVLGCEGFTSGRHCWEVEVGGEEYWALGVARESVGRKGGISLSPEGGIWAVERCGGRFRALTSPATPLPLSRAPSRIRVCLDCDRGQVTFIDAGDEAPIFTFPPGSVPGERIHPWLWVWPGSQLHVCP; from the exons ATGGCCTCAGGGGCTCCTGTAAGGGAAATCCAAGAGGAAACCAAATGTCCCATCTGCCTGGAATATCTGAGGGACCCAGTCACCGTACAGTGTGGGCACAACTTCTGCCAGGCCTGCATCACTCAGTACTGCGAGACATGGGCAGAACTGGACTCTGACCCCTTGTGCTGCCCCAGTTGCAGAGCCCGAATCCCGAAAGGGACTCTCCGAAAAAACTGTCAGCTAGCAAATATAGCGGAAAAAATCAAAGAACTGGATTTCAAGCCAGGAAAAAAGAATCTGTGTGAGAGACACGGCAAAGCCCTGGATCTGTTCTGTGATGAGCACGGGGAAGCCGTGTGTGTGGTTTGTGAGAGATCCTCAGAGCACAGAACTCACCCGGTGCTTCTCCTGGAGGAGGCTGCCCAGAAATACAAG GAAGAAATCCAGGCCCATTTGAAGActctgagggaagagagagaaaagcttctGGGATTTAAAATGACTAGAGAGCGGAAAAGGTGGGAGTATCAG aaacaaacacaaactGAGAGGCAGAAGATTGTGTCTGAATTTCACCAACTGCGGCAGTTCCTGGAGGAACAAGAGCGACTCCTGCTGGCCCACCTGGGAAAGCGGGACGAGGAGATTGTGAGGATCCAGAATGAAAATGTCAGTAAACTCTCCGAGGAGATTTCCCGTCTCAGCGAGCTGATTGCTGAGCTGGAGGGGAAGTGTCAGAAGCCAGCGAGtgaattcctgcag gATGTCAGAAGCACCTTGAGCAG GTGTGAGAAGGGGAAGTTCCAGCAGCCAGAGGAGATTCCTCCTGAACTGGAAGAGCGAGTCAGCGATTTCTCCCAGAAAACTATTGTGCTAATGGAGACTCTGAGGAAGTTCAAAG ACACTCTGCCGTCTGCACTGGAATTCCTAGGAGCACACAGACAGG CGaatgtgactctggatccagacacggctcATCCCGACCTCGTCCTGTCTGAGGATGGGAAAAGTGTGAGATGGGGAGACACGTGGCAGCGACTGCCCGACACCCCTGAGAGATTTGACACTGTGCGctgtgtgctgggctgtgagggattCACCTCGGGGAGACattgctgggaggtggaggttGGGGGTGAGGAATACTGGGCTttgggggtggccagagagtctgtggggaggaagggagggatcagcCTTAGCCCTGAGGGGGGGATCTGGGCAGTGGAGCGGTGCGGGGGTCGGTTCCGGGCTCTCACCTCCCCTGcgacccccctgcccctgagCCGGGCCCCCAGCAGGATCCGGGTTTGTCTGGACTGTGACCGGGGGCAGGTGACATTTATCGATGCTGGTGACGAGGCCCCGATCTTCACGTTCCCGCCGGGCTCCGTCCCTGGGGAGAGAATCCACCCCTGGCTCTGGGTGTGGCCGGGATCCCAGCTCCACGTGTGTCCCTGA